A single window of Chloracidobacterium sp. DNA harbors:
- a CDS encoding alpha/beta hydrolase — protein sequence MAENSELKFIATPEKGEVSALLTRPDGATHLLVLGHGSSTNMRHSTMEAIAESLARLGIATFRYNFPYSENGRGRDSNDVCVATVRIAARAAREAAPDLSLLAGGHSFGGRMTSTAQSKEPIDRVKGLVFFSFPLHLAGRPDTKRAEHLANIDVPMLFLSGTRDELATLDLLEPTIKGLGERATLHLIDTANHSYKILKKTRTSDEDVFTEMARVTREWLLSI from the coding sequence ATGGCCGAGAACAGCGAACTTAAATTTATCGCAACACCGGAAAAAGGCGAAGTTTCAGCCCTACTGACGCGGCCGGATGGAGCGACGCATTTGCTAGTCTTAGGGCATGGCTCAAGCACAAATATGCGGCATTCGACGATGGAGGCGATCGCAGAGAGTCTCGCTAGGCTAGGCATTGCAACCTTTCGTTATAACTTTCCTTACAGTGAAAACGGCCGTGGGCGGGATTCGAATGACGTTTGCGTGGCGACGGTTCGAATTGCGGCAAGAGCGGCGCGCGAAGCGGCACCTGATCTGTCCTTGCTCGCGGGCGGGCATTCATTCGGCGGGCGTATGACATCGACCGCTCAATCCAAAGAGCCGATTGACCGTGTAAAAGGCTTGGTTTTCTTTTCGTTTCCGCTACATCTCGCCGGACGGCCTGACACAAAACGCGCCGAGCACCTCGCAAATATTGATGTTCCGATGCTCTTTCTTTCGGGGACACGCGATGAACTTGCGACGCTCGATCTGCTCGAACCGACGATCAAAGGTCTCGGCGAGCGAGCAACGCTTCACCTGATCGACACCGCAAATCACAGCTACAAGATCCTCAAAAAAACGCGAACGTCCGACGAAGATGTTTTCACCGAAATGGCCCGCGTGACGCGCGAATGGCTTCTGAGCATCTGA
- a CDS encoding YggU family protein, producing MNFLDKDGSIVFDVRVVPRASKSEIVGEHDGALKVRIASPPVDGAANAELIKLFAKKFRVAKSDITIVSGETSKNKRIKIANLSQSEFDEVTK from the coding sequence ATGAATTTTCTTGATAAAGATGGATCCATCGTTTTTGACGTTCGCGTCGTTCCGCGGGCATCTAAGAGTGAGATCGTCGGCGAACACGACGGCGCACTCAAGGTGCGGATCGCTTCGCCGCCGGTCGATGGTGCCGCAAATGCTGAGTTGATCAAGCTATTTGCCAAGAAATTTAGAGTCGCCAAAAGCGACATAACGATCGTCAGCGGCGAAACCTCAAAAAATAAGAGAATAAAGATCGCTAACCTGTCACAATCAGAGTTTGACGAGGTTACAAAATGA
- a CDS encoding VOC family protein, with protein MGVLRKVVQTRHVLAVKDLAVAAEYFKEELGFDLDFTAPGWEFLSFGDFKVMLGECSDEMTAEETGNHSWFAHALVENVDDVYGEFVERGAKIHAPISTKAWGIRDFTVITPDGHRIVFGQTMS; from the coding sequence ATGGGTGTATTACGAAAAGTTGTTCAAACGCGACACGTTCTGGCGGTTAAAGATCTAGCCGTTGCTGCCGAATATTTCAAAGAAGAGCTCGGCTTTGATCTCGATTTCACCGCTCCCGGCTGGGAGTTTCTATCGTTTGGCGATTTCAAAGTAATGCTTGGCGAGTGCTCCGACGAAATGACCGCCGAGGAAACCGGCAACCACTCCTGGTTCGCTCACGCCCTTGTTGAAAATGTCGATGATGTCTACGGAGAATTTGTGGAGCGTGGGGCAAAGATACACGCGCCCATATCGACTAAGGCGTGGGGGATCCGTGACTTCACCGTGATCACGCCGGATGGACATCGGATCGTTTTCGGACAAACAATGAGTTAG
- a CDS encoding DUF2277 domain-containing protein, producing the protein MCRNIKTLFNFDPPANSDEVNASALQFVRKLSGFNTPSKANSAAFLLAVERVSAAAQEMLNSLETNAPPRDREVEAERARARSAIRFGKS; encoded by the coding sequence ATGTGCCGTAATATCAAAACACTATTCAATTTCGATCCGCCGGCGAATAGCGACGAGGTCAATGCATCGGCACTTCAGTTCGTACGCAAGTTGTCGGGCTTTAACACACCGTCAAAAGCGAACTCAGCAGCTTTTCTACTTGCGGTGGAGCGTGTTTCGGCGGCCGCTCAGGAGATGTTGAATTCTCTCGAAACGAACGCGCCGCCGCGAGACCGTGAGGTCGAAGCCGAGCGAGCGAGAGCAAGATCGGCTATAAGATTTGGGAAGAGTTAG
- a CDS encoding YebC/PmpR family DNA-binding transcriptional regulator, whose amino-acid sequence MSGHSKWHTIKHKKGALDAKRGKIFTKLIKEITVAARTGGTGDLDSNARLRKAVTDAKGLNMPNDTIDRAIKRGTGQLEGVAYDEITYEGYGLGGVAVLVETMTDNRNRTVAEIRHIFSKNGGNMGEAGSVAWMFDKKGYIVVDKAAKGEDELFDIVIEAGADDLQDEGDVFEIFTTPDAFEAVTDALKAAGIETQAAEISMIPQNYIALTGDDARKMMKLYDALDDNDDVQKVYANFDIDESEIG is encoded by the coding sequence ATGTCAGGACACTCGAAGTGGCACACTATTAAGCACAAAAAAGGTGCTTTGGACGCAAAACGCGGCAAGATATTTACCAAACTGATCAAGGAGATCACGGTTGCCGCACGTACCGGCGGCACCGGCGACCTGGACTCCAATGCCCGTCTGCGCAAAGCCGTGACCGATGCGAAAGGGCTAAATATGCCCAATGACACCATCGACCGCGCAATAAAACGCGGCACGGGCCAGCTTGAGGGTGTCGCTTACGACGAGATCACTTATGAGGGCTACGGCCTCGGCGGTGTCGCCGTGCTGGTCGAAACGATGACCGACAACCGCAATCGCACAGTCGCCGAGATCCGCCACATTTTTTCCAAAAATGGCGGTAATATGGGCGAGGCCGGCTCCGTTGCGTGGATGTTTGATAAGAAGGGCTACATCGTAGTCGATAAGGCCGCCAAGGGCGAAGACGAACTCTTTGACATAGTGATCGAGGCAGGTGCCGACGACCTGCAGGACGAGGGCGACGTTTTTGAGATATTTACGACGCCTGACGCTTTCGAGGCCGTCACCGACGCTCTCAAGGCTGCCGGCATCGAGACTCAAGCCGCTGAGATCTCGATGATCCCGCAAAACTACATCGCGCTCACCGGCGATGACGCTCGCAAAATGATGAAGCTCTACGACGCCCTCGACGACAATGACGACGTCCAAAAAGTCTATGCGAACTTTGATATCGACGAGAGCGAGATAGGATGA